From one Xiphias gladius isolate SHS-SW01 ecotype Sanya breed wild chromosome 12, ASM1685928v1, whole genome shotgun sequence genomic stretch:
- the LOC120797017 gene encoding uncharacterized protein LOC120797017, whose protein sequence is MANKTELHTSDQTSSPEGELRKPAGRRPRRRAATTLGRRGQRGKRRGPADKRRGTGEKRHGQKEKRRNQEEKKEGVTVKRMWSGGKRQYCVFCRRPQVKIARHLLRKHADEPEVMAASTLPTGSKQRHLLLEHLRCRGNYLHNIEVIRQGSGEIVPCRQPSEEVDARNYLPCPLCLGFFLRSDLWKHQASCRKKLASDPSKDAASTAETTSEPIKDTTAGKSVCDRASNRTSKSTENAPPDPSGETVTTDQTVTSETGSKRPMTSDHSGDQNVTSDPGADRPRKRSRVQAAASRLLPISSGASESCSEVLHRMNQDHISHQVKSDWLICKYGNKLMGNQDGSQRRYDYVSQKLRELGRFLLAAKSLDSGIQTLQDVLAPGRLSLALAAARKASGYRWSRPPLAVKTTLKTVCEIAIGESLQDGDWEAAAKTTDFYHMLGREWDNLGLLNPDPDTVAQEGGAKPKKRPVQSRNEKKCKEPGQEPDPRPEVPSKGSNRSVTSMIPPESRLQTSITVPVAPRKVRRRPWSSAEKEAVWRQLGVHVLVQSVPGKEVCQRCLDLEPVLRGRHWKDIKNQVHNQIQSQKKQQFHAQMDLQENQEQQDQIQNQKKPQQHYEVQMDQQGKDHTQNQKKEQYHDQMDQHDQDNIQNQKKQQYHIQMDHQDQDNIQNQKKQQYHIQMDNQDQDNIHNHKKQQYHIQMDHQDQDNIQNHKKQQYHSQLDHQDHLQIHKKQLCHARLDHQDHVQVHKKQLYQMDHQSQGLHTTLDREASLLTVTPYGPDGPHRAPGHSLVERDPLIGPYPLPHRAPGPHMDQLLSRTEWTDESLAQNYPISRQLARNLLQDAPPGGPPPNPHSGHVHF, encoded by the exons ATGGCGAACAAGACAGAGCTCCACACATCAGACCAAACCTCCTCTCCTGAGGGAGAGTTAAGGAAGCCCGCTGGCCGCCGACCCCGCCGCCGAGCCGCCACCACCTTAGGGAGGCGGGGCCAGAGAGGGAAGAGGCGGGGCCCTGCAGACAAGCGGCGGGGTACAGGTGAGAAGAGGCATGGTCAGAAGGAGAAGAGGCGAAatcaggaggagaagaaggagggcGTGACTGTGAAGAGGATGTGGAGCGGCGGGAAGCGACAATACTGTGTGTTCTGTCGGCGGCCGCAGGTGAAAATTGCTCGTCACCTGCTGAGGAAGCACGCCGACGAACCAGAAGTGATGGCTGCCAGCACGCTGCCGACGGGATCCAAACAACGCCACCTGTTGTTGGAGCACCTGCGCTGCAGGGGCAACTACCTGCACAACATCGAG GTAATAAGGCAGGGCAGTGGTGAGATTGTCCCGTGTCGTCAGCCCTCAGAGGAAGTCGATGCGAGGAACTACCTGCCCTGCCCACTCTGCCTCGGTTTCTTCCTTCGCTCTGATCTCTGGAAACATCAGGCCTCCTGTCGTAAGAAGCTGGCCTCTGACCCCTCCAAAGATGCTGCCTCCACAGCGGAGACCACCTCTGAGCCCATAAAGGACACAACCGCAGGTAAGTCAGTCTGTGATCGGGCAAGCAACAGGACCTCCAAGTCCACAGAGAACGCACCACCTGACCCCTCAGGAGAGACAGTCACAACGGACCAGACCGTGACCTCTGAGACCGGGTCCAAGCGGCCCATGACCTCTGACCACAGTGGGGATCAGaatgtgacctctgaccccggGGCAGACCGGCCGAGGAAGCGCAGCAGGGTCCAGGCTGCGGCATCCCGCCTCCTCCCGATTTCCAGTGGAGCATCTGAGAGTTGCAGCGAAGTCCTGCACCGCATGAACCAGGACCACATCTCACATCAG GTCAAATCTGATTGGTTGATCTGTAAATATGGAAACAAGTTGATGGGGAACCAAGATGGCAGCCAGAGGAGGTACGATTATGTCAGTCAGAAACTGAGGGAGCTTGGGAGGTTCCTCCTGGCTGCCAAATCTCTGGACTCAGGTATTCAGACCCTGCAGGATGTTCTGGCTCCAGGGCGCCTCAGCCTGGCGCTGGCTGCTGCTAGAAAGGCGTCCGGGTACCGGTGGAGCCGCCCACCACTGGCGGTGAAGACGACACTGAAGACGGTTTGTGAGATTGCCATCGGAGAGAGTCTGCAGGACGGAGATTGGGAGGCAGCAGCCAAAACCACTGACTTCTACCACATGCTGGGAAGAGAGTGGGACAACCTGGGGCTGTTGAACCCTGACCCTGACACAG tcGCTCAAGAAGGAGGAGCCAAGCCAAAGAAACGACCGGTCCAATCAAGGAATGAGAAGAAGTGTAAAGAGCCAGGTCAAGAGCCTGACCCAAGACCAGAGG TTCCATCAAAGGGCAGTAACAGATCTGTGACCTCCATGATTCCACCAGAGTCCAGACTGCAGACTTCTATCACAG TCCCGGTGGCTCCTAGGAAGGTCCGACGTCGCCCGTGGTCATCTGCAGAGAAGGAGGCAGTCTGGAGACAGTTGGGAGTTCATGTGCTGGTCCAGTCAGTACCGGGGAAGGAGGTCTGTCAGCGCTGTCTGGACCTAGAGCCTGTACTCAGAGGGCGACACTGGAAAGACATCAAGAACCAGGTCCACAACCAGATCCAGAGCCAAAAGAAGCAACAGTTCCACGCTCAGATGGACCTTCAAGAAAACCAGGAACAACAAGACCAAATCCAAAACCAGAAGAAGCCGCAGCAGCACTACGAGGTCCAAATGGACCAACAGGGCAAGGACCACACCCAGAACCAGAAGAAAGAGCAGTATCATGACCAGATGGATCAACATGACCAGGACAACATTCAGAATCAGAAGAAACAGCAGTACCATATCCAGATGGACCACCAGGATCAAGACAACATTCAGAATCAGAAGAAACAGCAGTACCATATCCAGATGGACAACCAGGACCAGGATAACATTCATAATCACAAGAAACAACAGTACCATATCCAGATGGACCACCAGGACCAGGACAACATTCAGAATCACAAGAAACAGCAGTACCACAGTCAGTTGGACCACCAGGACCACCTTCAAATTCACAAAAAGCAACTATGCCATGCTAGACTAGACCACCAGGACCATGTTCAGGTCCATAAGAAGCAGCTGTACCAAATGGACCACCAGTCCCAGGGACTGCACACCACGCTGGATCGGGAAGCGTCTCTACTGACGGTTACCCCCTATGGACCTGATGGGCCTCATAGAGCTCCAGGACACTCACTTGTGGAGCGGGATCCCCTTATCGGTCCATATCCACTTCCACATAGGGCCCCGGGGCCTCACATGGACCAGTTGCTGTCCAGAACAGAGTGGACTGACGAGTCTCTGGCCCAGAACTACCCGATCAGCAGGCAGCTGGCCAGGAACCTGCTCCAGGATGCGCCCCCGGGAGGGCCGCCACCCAATCCACACTCTGGACATGTCCACTTCTGA